The following proteins are encoded in a genomic region of Sphingobium sp. RAC03:
- a CDS encoding ribbon-helix-helix domain-containing protein produces the protein MSRKGSLLALRDRDPAPTPASTEPEGRAAALTARSTGVGTGSSSSSSPVAPSRQGKKAMTGYFSPEMSFAMHMTARKHGMSLQDAMAEAFNDWLRKMGESPVGK, from the coding sequence ATGAGCCGGAAGGGATCATTGCTTGCATTGCGGGATCGCGATCCCGCACCAACGCCGGCGTCGACCGAGCCGGAGGGAAGGGCGGCCGCGCTGACCGCCCGCAGCACTGGCGTAGGCACCGGCAGCAGTTCGAGCAGCAGCCCGGTTGCGCCGAGCCGTCAGGGCAAGAAGGCGATGACGGGCTATTTCAGCCCGGAAATGTCGTTCGCCATGCACATGACCGCCCGCAAGCACGGCATGAGCTTGCAGGACGCGATGGCCGAGGCGTTCAACGACTGGCTCCGAAAGATGGGGGAAAGTCCTGTAGGCAAGTGA
- a CDS encoding recombinase family protein translates to MARIGYARVSTTDQDLDIQIGRLKNAGCEIIRSETGSGASRSGRTELETIMQFMHTGDELVVLRLDRLGRSTRDVLNLVHELDEKGASLRILEPEVTTAGDMGRMVITILGMVADMELKFIKDRQRAGIEAARAEGVYKGRKKNVDDDEIRRRLAAGASKARVARDLKVSRMTVYRALDIIPSQTKLPEKPPTASIALHLIIENFNKRGRGRKPARERIEAMLERDYAMVKNGNCDYKLTVAYDPDPDGISLDEEIQSLLSEMFNIAESYNCSMEADIYEVGGQQRSW, encoded by the coding sequence TTGGCTCGTATCGGATATGCCCGCGTCAGCACCACGGACCAGGATCTGGATATCCAGATTGGCCGCCTCAAGAATGCAGGTTGCGAAATTATCCGTTCCGAGACCGGATCGGGGGCCTCGCGGAGCGGGCGCACGGAACTGGAAACGATCATGCAGTTTATGCACACCGGCGACGAGCTGGTCGTGCTGCGGCTCGACCGGCTCGGCCGCTCCACGCGCGATGTCCTGAACCTGGTGCATGAGCTTGATGAAAAGGGAGCTTCGCTGCGCATCCTTGAGCCAGAGGTGACGACGGCGGGCGACATGGGGCGAATGGTCATCACCATACTCGGCATGGTCGCCGATATGGAGCTGAAGTTCATCAAGGATCGTCAGCGCGCCGGGATCGAAGCGGCGCGCGCCGAAGGCGTTTACAAAGGCCGGAAGAAGAACGTCGATGACGATGAAATCCGCCGTCGCCTTGCCGCCGGCGCCAGCAAGGCCCGCGTTGCCCGCGACCTGAAGGTCTCACGAATGACCGTCTATCGGGCGCTCGACATTATTCCGTCACAGACCAAACTGCCGGAAAAGCCGCCCACTGCCAGCATCGCCCTGCATCTGATTATCGAGAACTTCAACAAGCGTGGAAGAGGTAGAAAACCCGCTCGGGAGCGGATTGAGGCGATGCTGGAACGCGACTACGCCATGGTAAAAAACGGCAATTGTGATTACAAACTGACCGTCGCCTATGACCCCGATCCGGATGGCATTTCCCTTGATGAGGAAATCCAAAGCCTCCTCTCCGAGATGTTCAACATCGCAGAGAGCTACAATTGCTCCATGGAAGCCGATATCTACGAGGTCGGTGGTCAGCAACGGTCCTGGTAG